The Lycium barbarum isolate Lr01 chromosome 10, ASM1917538v2, whole genome shotgun sequence genome includes a region encoding these proteins:
- the LOC132613147 gene encoding uncharacterized protein LOC132613147 — MAGNTTQTQETPNNGSVDSSSPYFLHASDSPGMNLVNFIFDGHCYGGWRRSIFIGLAAKNKLGFIDGTCKAPSPDSPKHKLWDRCNNMVTSWLLNSLSKDIAGSVLYYKSAKELWEDLEDRFGQPNGAKLYQLQKELVDSTQGASDIAAYYTKIKKIWDELDTLYTKISCSCACSCEGKQKMLKSIQDERLIQFLMGLNEVYAPVRSNILMMSPLPNVNTAYSLLIQDEKQREVYANPRFPGATSSFHVTQQKSSTGNLYQQKSGAGNFYQNSKGKNNNYNSNLYCSYCKKTGHTIEKCYRLIGYPQDFKFTKSLKAQNPNRVANSVSTGFQPVFSGHGH; from the coding sequence ATGGCTGGAAACACCACTCAAACACAAGAAACTCCTAACAATGGGTCTGTTGATTCTAGCAGTCCCTATTTTCTTCATGCCTCAGATTCACCTGGCATGAATCTTGTCAACTTCATCTTTGATGGTCATTGCTATGGTGGATGGAGGAGATCCATATTCATTGGACTTGCAGCAAAGAACAAACTGGGGTTCATTGATGGAACCTGCAAAGCTCCTTCACCAGATTCACCTAAGCACAAGCTCTGGGATAGATGCAACAACATGGTGACTTCATGGCTATTGAACTCCCTATCAAAGGATATAGCTGGGAGTGTCCTTTATTACAAAAGTGCTAAGGAACTATGGGAAGATCTAGAGGATAGGTTTGGTCAGCCAAATGGGGCCAAACTCTATCAGCTGCAAAAGGAACTTGTGGATTCAACACAAGGTGCATCAGACATAGCAGCTTATTACACCAAAATAAAGAAGATCTGGGATGAACTAGATACCTTGTACACCAAGATAAGTTGTTCTTGTGCTTGCTCCTGTGAAGGAAAACAAAAAATGCTTAAATCAATCCAAGATGAGAGGTTGATTCAATTTTTGATGGGTTTAAATGAGGTTTATGCACCTGTAAGAAGCAACATACTCATGATGTCTCCtttaccaaatgttaacacaGCTTATTCTCTTCTCATTCAAGATGAGAAACAAAGGGAGGTTTATGCTAACCCACGTTTCCCAGGAGCAACATCTTCTTTTCATGTGACTCAACAGAAGTCTAGTACAGGAAACCTTTACCAACAGAAATCTGGTGCAGGAAATTTCTATCAGAATTCCAAAGGAaagaacaacaactacaatagcaatCTTTATTGCTCATATTGTAAGAAAACAGGACACACAATTGAAAAGTGCTACAGGCTGATAGGATACCCCCAAGATTTTAAGTTTACAAAGAGTTTGAAAGCACAAAATCCTAATAGAGTTGCTAACAGTGTATCAACAGGTTTTCAACCTGTGTTCTCAGGTCATGGACATTAG